A DNA window from Acidimicrobiales bacterium contains the following coding sequences:
- a CDS encoding response regulator transcription factor: MTQGTQGVEATHAKVLVVDDDRSIRHVLTRYLTLEHYDVVPAANADEALVALHDETPDLVLLDVMLGEDDGLDLLEQMRATSTVPVILLTGKSEESDRVMGLKLGADDYVVKPFSPAEVEARIASVLRRTRPAAEAPVLVYEELTINMGTREVFLHGEPVTLTAKEFDLLSFLASSPRQVFSREQLLDRVWNSSSAWQSTDTVTEHIRRLRKRIEANPDKPRWLTTVWGIGYRFNP, encoded by the coding sequence AACCCAGGGCGTTGAAGCGACGCACGCCAAAGTGCTCGTCGTCGACGACGACCGCTCGATCCGCCACGTGCTTACGCGGTATCTGACGCTCGAGCACTACGACGTCGTGCCGGCGGCCAACGCCGACGAGGCCCTGGTCGCGCTGCACGACGAGACGCCCGACCTGGTCCTGCTCGACGTCATGCTGGGCGAAGACGACGGCCTCGACCTGCTCGAACAGATGCGGGCGACCTCGACGGTCCCCGTGATCCTGCTCACCGGCAAGTCCGAGGAGTCCGACCGCGTCATGGGCCTCAAGCTCGGCGCCGACGACTACGTCGTGAAGCCCTTCTCCCCCGCCGAAGTCGAAGCCCGCATCGCCTCGGTGCTGCGCCGCACGCGGCCGGCGGCGGAGGCCCCCGTCCTCGTCTACGAGGAGCTGACGATCAACATGGGCACCCGCGAGGTGTTCCTGCACGGCGAGCCGGTCACGCTGACCGCCAAGGAGTTCGACCTGCTGTCGTTCCTCGCCTCGTCGCCCCGCCAGGTGTTCTCCCGTGAGCAGCTGCTCGACCGGGTGTGGAACTCGTCCTCGGCGTGGCAGTCGACCGACACGGTCACCGAGCACATCCGCCGCCTGCGCAAGCGCATCGAGGCCAACCCGGACAAGCCGCGCTGGCTCACCACCGTGTGGGGAATCGGTTACCGCTTCAATCCGTAG
- the glpK gene encoding glycerol kinase GlpK: MGFVISIDAGTTGVRAFVIDESGRPVAVAYREFPQYFPQPGWVEHDANEIWDAVQACLAEVATYQPVAAVGITNQRETVVVWSRATGEPLHRALVWQDRRTADVCAALLDHLSTVRAKTGLVLDPYFSATKLKWLLDRVDAPRDDVMVGTIDTWLLWKLTGTYATDVTNASRTLLCDIGTRRWDDDLMELFGVTGVTLPEIRPSSGRLGVTADGVPVSGIAGDQQAALFGQACFSPGMTKNTYGTGSFVLMNVGPDMPAPVEGLLTTVGWELASGATAYALEGAIFVTGAAIQWLRDGLGLIEAAPEIGPLAGSVADTDGVFVVPAFTGLGSPWWDPYARGAIVGITRGTTKAHIARAVVESMVLSTRDVVDAMCAAAGREVTTLRVDGGASVMDLLCQMQADQLQVPVERPAITETTALGAAYLAGLAEGVWSSTDELAALWSREAAWRPQVPKELADLRLEQWHNAVERSRHWADVAAE; encoded by the coding sequence GTGGGGTTTGTGATCTCGATTGACGCCGGCACGACCGGTGTCCGCGCCTTTGTCATCGACGAGTCCGGTCGTCCGGTCGCGGTGGCCTACCGCGAGTTTCCGCAGTACTTCCCGCAACCCGGCTGGGTCGAGCACGATGCCAACGAGATCTGGGACGCGGTGCAGGCGTGCCTCGCCGAGGTGGCGACGTACCAACCCGTCGCCGCGGTCGGCATCACCAACCAGCGCGAGACGGTGGTGGTGTGGTCGCGGGCCACGGGCGAGCCGCTGCACCGGGCGCTGGTGTGGCAGGACCGGCGCACCGCCGACGTGTGCGCGGCACTGTTAGACCACCTATCTACTGTTCGAGCGAAGACCGGCCTCGTCCTCGACCCGTACTTCTCGGCGACGAAGCTCAAGTGGTTGCTCGACCGCGTCGACGCGCCGCGTGACGACGTCATGGTCGGCACCATCGACACCTGGCTGCTGTGGAAGCTCACTGGCACCTACGCCACCGACGTCACCAACGCGTCGCGCACGCTGCTGTGCGACATCGGCACGCGCCGCTGGGACGACGACCTGATGGAGCTCTTCGGCGTGACGGGCGTGACGCTGCCCGAGATCCGACCGTCGTCGGGCCGCCTCGGCGTCACCGCTGACGGCGTGCCGGTGTCGGGCATCGCCGGCGACCAGCAGGCGGCGCTGTTCGGCCAGGCGTGTTTCTCCCCGGGCATGACCAAGAACACCTACGGCACCGGGTCGTTCGTGTTGATGAACGTCGGCCCCGACATGCCGGCGCCGGTCGAGGGACTGCTCACCACCGTCGGGTGGGAGCTGGCCTCGGGCGCGACCGCCTACGCGTTGGAGGGCGCCATCTTCGTGACCGGCGCGGCGATCCAATGGCTGCGCGACGGGCTCGGCCTCATCGAGGCCGCGCCCGAGATCGGTCCGCTCGCCGGGTCGGTGGCCGACACCGACGGCGTGTTCGTCGTGCCCGCCTTCACCGGCCTCGGCTCGCCGTGGTGGGACCCGTACGCGCGGGGCGCCATCGTCGGCATCACGCGGGGCACGACGAAGGCCCACATCGCGCGCGCCGTGGTCGAGTCGATGGTGCTGTCGACCCGCGACGTGGTCGACGCCATGTGCGCCGCGGCCGGCCGTGAAGTGACGACGCTGCGCGTCGACGGCGGCGCGTCGGTCATGGACCTGCTGTGCCAGATGCAGGCCGACCAGTTGCAGGTGCCCGTCGAACGCCCGGCGATCACCGAGACCACCGCGCTGGGCGCCGCCTACCTGGCGGGGTTGGCCGAGGGCGTGTGGTCCTCGACCGACGAGCTGGCCGCGCTTTGGTCACGCGAGGCCGCCTGGCGACCCCAGGTGCCCAAAGAGCTGGCGGACCTACGGCTCGAGCAGTGGCACAACGCCGTCGAACGCTCGCGTCACTGGGCCGACGTGGCGGCGGAGTGA